The Cydia amplana chromosome 19, ilCydAmpl1.1, whole genome shotgun sequence genome includes a window with the following:
- the LOC134656987 gene encoding DNA replication ATP-dependent helicase/nuclease DNA2 produces the protein MPPKSLSLKKAQKGPPKNQKAITQFFKNTNVTNSQNVPVKKSSPAKEVEKVSVKRKATSPLHIETPGTNQACTINGNDISKKRKSENQNVIQQSPIKNGIQKGTRKSPIKNGHHCETVKKSPGKENGYKPAITDNDFDSLLRNDHVETNGNLKNCSPKKRSPLTSSQENNMIENEIQSIFDDDEIECKSNGSNNHVSNIQCQAKFSPNFYDMHDEDSPEVNKGSPIVKQSEGTPKICTAPKSSSPLKIVKSPAKCVKVLEFDDPEVDSMFGDDWAEDIDEEAVEDLDLSMMQRCEIEAVNSLPNRLELKLKNATNNRVTCFVEGIWLHTPLHPGDTVSILASRDSSGSFTVTNSSGLLVLRPDRLVSSTSVVAGVFCQRKAVLQERWRGIDSANTAMTIGILVHELVQKALTQNIRSVDQLRNEANYIIKESIQSLYDAGLSEEEASSNIQQYIAPLAEFMQTYMSDKPPPNMGQKDKWCGNITKVLDIEENLCCPQLGLKGKIDATLQVTIHERKGRQAAVVPLELKSGRASVSAEHRGQLVLYGMMLALQRAADPASSEQRGLLLYLKERVDLREVSCGYPERRDLIMLRNQLVQYLADGPTATDPEQMTDIEEASSLLQQNLPEPVNHHNACAKCPYLTVCSLHLWHTNGPTVSENHPLSKLKQDALGHLSAEHVNYFLHWTALLKMEETGQMSVSPLHALWTDSVEKRSKRGTCAANLRLKSVVQSGDRYTHTFERQSINNRDKTHHKTKGPQEGDFSIVSIDNRPWIAAGVVTVAKENEMQILLERDLSCRMSKDTLYHIDTYESYATTVQNLTNLGVLLEDSDRALRLRKIIIDKASPEFEKKLPREVARLGTKMMKSLNIQQQRAVFKAIAAKDYALLQGLPGTGKTQTISVLIQMLVALKQRVLVTAHTHSAVDTVLSRLPESLKVMRLGSAARVAPSLLARCEHQLASKCETLDQLEQLYNSMAMVGVTCLGAAHAMLARTTFDICIVDEATQVLQCTVLRPLFAANRFVLVGDPEQLPPVVRSRAARRLGMEESLFHRLMTDEATSTLQLQYRMNQALADLANKVAYNDRLKCADEKVAQAKLNINSQKLLAHTSESWLVKACSADPENAVLFIDMKMAEKTETSSKTCANPDEACVVLAIVQALTAGGVKSSDIGVISPFREQVALLRRALSVEVSTVDQFQGRDKSVIVYSCTKRDVGDNKVKEGEVLNDQRRLAVGVTRAKHKLLIVGNSNALQKYAPLKRLIDVCPSLFMERETINQVIGKYKSVVS, from the exons ATGCCACCTAAATCTTTAAGCTTGAAAAAG GCTCAAAAGGGGCCGCCAAAGAATCAAAAAGCAATAACGCAGTTCTTTAAGAACACAAATGTTACAAATTCACAAAACGTACCAGTAAAAAAGTCTTCACCCGCAAAAGAAGTAGAGAAGGTTTCAGTTAAACGAAAGGCTACTTCTCCTCTTCATATCGAGACCCCAGGGACTAACCAAGCATGCACAATTAATGGGAATGATATAAGTAAAAAACGGAAAAGTGAAAACCAGAATGTCATCCAGCAAAGTCCAATAAAAAATGGTATTCAAAAGGGTACAAGAAAATCTCCCATTAAAAATGGTCATCATTGTGAAACAGTGAAGAAATCGCCTGGGAAAGAAAATGGTTATAAACCAGCAATAACAgacaatgattttgatagtcTTTTAAGAAATGATCATGTAGAAACCAATGGGAACCTGAAAAATTGTTCTCCGAAGAAGAGGTCACCACTGACCTCAAGTCAAGAAAACAATATGATTGAGAATGAGATACAAAGTatctttgatgatgatgaaattgaGTGTAAATCAAATGGAAGTAATAATCATGTATCTAATATACAATGTCAAGCGAAGTTTTCTCCCAACTTTTATGATATGCATGATGAAGATAGTCCAGAAGTCAATAAGGGTTCACCTATTGTCAAACAAAGTGAAG GTACTCCAAAAATTTGCACTGCACCAAAGTCCAGCTCTCCCTTAAAAATTGTCAAGTCTCCAGCCAAGTGTGTCAAGGTTCTTGAGTTTGATGACCCTGAAGTTGACAGTATGTTTGGTGATGACTGGGCTGAAGATATTGATGAG GAAGCTGTAGAAGACTTAGATTTGAGTATGATGCAGAGATGTGAAATAGAAGCAGTCAACAGCTTACCCAACAGGCTGGAACTGAAACTCAAGAATGCTACTAACAATAGGGTTACTTGCTTTGTTGAAGGCATTTG GCTACACACACCCCTGCATCCCGGCGACACCGTCAGTATCCTCGCCTCACGGGACTCGTCAGGCAGCTTCACCGTCACCAACTCCTCAGGACTGCTGGTGCTGCGGCCAGACCGGTTGGTGTCGTCCACTAGTGTGGTAGCCGGGGTATTCTGCCAACGGAAGGCTGTGCTACAGGAGCGCTGGCGCGGCATTGACTCTGCAAACACTGCT ATGACAATCGGCATATTAGTGCACGAGCTGGTACAAAAAGCCCTCACGCAGAACATTAGGTCCGTGGACCAACTACGTAACGAGGCGAACTATATAATAAAGGAATCAATTCAGAGCCTGTACGACGCGGGTCTATCCGAGGAGGAGGCAAGTTCGAACATTCAGCAGTACATTGCCCCGCTGGCGGAGTTCATGCAGACGTATATGTCGGACAAACCGCCTCCTAACATG GGCCAGAAAGATAAGTGGTGCGGAAATATCACCAAAGTGCTGGACATTGAAGAAAACTTGTGCTGCCCACAGCTGGGCCTGAAGGGGAAGATCGACGCCACGCTACAAGTCACTATTCATGAACGAAAAG GTCGCCAGGCAGCAGTGGTCCCACTAGAGTTGAAGAGCGGTCGCGCGTCTGTGTCGGCGGAGCACCGCGGACAGCTCGTGTTGTACGGCATGATGCTGGCTCTGCAGCGCGCGGCCGACCCCGCCAGCAGCGAGCAGCGCGGCTTACTGCTCTACCTCAA AGAGCGCGTGGACCTAAGGGAAGTGAGCTGCGGATACCCTGAGCGAAGGGACCTGATAATGCTCCGTAACCAGTTAGTGCAGTACCTGGCCGATGGACCGACCGCGACCGATCCAG AGCAAATGACCGACATAGAGGAGGCTTCGAGCCTCTTGCAACAAAACTTGCCGGAGCCGGTTAACCACCACAACGCGTGCGCCAAGTGCCCCTACCTCACCGTCTGTTCCTTGCATCTGTG GCACACAAACGGCCCCACCGTATCAGAAAACCACCCTCTCTCGAAACTAAAACAAGACGCCCTGGGCCATCTGTCGGCGGAGCACGTCAACTACTTCTTACACTGGACGGCGCTTCTCAAGATGGAGGAGACTGGCCAGATGTCGGTGTCGCCGTTGCATGCGTTGTGGACTGACAGTGTTGAGAAACG ATCAAAACGAGGGACGTGCGCTGCAAATTTAAGATTAAAATCAGTGGTACAATCTGGAGATAGATACACGCATACATTTGAAAGACAGAGCATAAATAATAGAG ATAAGACACACCATAAAACCAAGGGCCCTCAGGAAGGCGATTTCTCAATAGTAAGCATAGACAACAGACCGTGGATCGCCGCTGGAGTTGTCACTGTTGCTAAAGAAAACGAAATGCAGATTCTATTAGAAag GGACCTGAGTTGTCGGATGAGCAAAGACACACTGTACCACATCGACACATACGAGTCGTACGCGACCACAGTACAGAACTTGACTAATCTGGGAGTGCTGCTGGAAGACAGCGATCGGGCGCTGCGGCTCAGAAA AATAATCATCGACAAAGCGTCCCCTGAATTTGAAAAGAAGCTCCCGCGCGAAGTGGCCAGACTCGGCACCAAAATGATGAAGTCACTGAACATACAGCAACAGAGAGCCGTGTTCAAGGCAATCGCTGCCAAGGACTATGCGCTGTTGCAGGGATTGCCGGGGACTG gtaaAACTCAGACGATAAGCGTCTTGATACAAATGCTGGTGGCGCTAAAACAACGCGTGTTGGTCACAGCGCACACTCACTCAGCTGTTGACACTGTATTAAGCAG GCTACCAGAGTCGCTGAAGGTGATGCGGCTCGGGTCGGCGGCGCGCGTGGCCCCGAGCCTGCTGGCTCGCTGCGAGCATCAACTAGCTTCCAAATGCGAGACACTAGATCAGTTGGAACAactctacaactctatggcga TGGTCGGCGTAACGTGCTTGGGTGCTGCGCACGCGATGTTAGCTCGTACCACCTTCGACATCTGCATCGTAGACGAGGCCACTCAG GTTTTACAATGCACCGTTCTACGGCCTCTGTTCGCCGCAAATCGGTTTGTCCTGGTTGGAGACCCTGAACAACTGCCACCCGTTGTTAGAAGTCGTGCTGCAAG ACGACTAGGTATGGAGGAGAGCTTATTCCACAGACTGATGACGGATGAAGCGACGTCCACACTGCAGCTGCAATACAGAATGAACCAGGCACTAGCCGACCTGGCCAACAAAGTGGCGTATAATGATAGACTGAAGTGtgctgatgagaaagttgctcAAGCTAAATTGAACATTAATTCCCAG AAATTGTTAGCACACACATCGGAATCGTGGTTGGTGAAGGCATGCAGCGCAGATCCAGAGAACGCTGTGTTATTCATCGACATGAAGATGGCGGAAAAGACTGAGACTAGCAGTAAGACGTGCGCCAACCCCGACGAGGCGTGTGTGGTTTTGGCGATAGTTCAAGCTTTAACAGct GGTGGCGTAAAATCATCGGACATCGGAGTAATATCGCCGTTTCGCGAGCAAGTGGCGCTTCTACGCCGAGCGCTGAGTGTGGAAGTCAGCACTGTCGACCAGTTCCAGGGGAGGGACAAGTCCGTCATAGTGTACTCTTGTACGAAACGAGATGTCGGTGACAACAAAGTGAAG GAAGGTGAAGTCTTAAACGACCAGCGTCGCCTAGCAGTCGGAGTGACCCGCGCCAAACACAAACTACTAATAGTGGGAAATTCAAACGCGCTACAAAAATACGCGCCCCTAAAGCGGTTGATAGACGTTTGCCCCTCTTTGTTTATGGAGAGAGAAACCATCAATCAAGTTATAGGGAAATATAAAAGTGTAGTTTCGTAA
- the LOC134657244 gene encoding probable 18S rRNA (guanine-N(7))-methyltransferase yields MSRRPEFQAPPEIFYNEEEARKYTQNSRIIDIQAQMTERCLELLLLPEDTPCLLLDIGCGSGLSGSVLEENGHMWIGMDISNSMLEVALERETEGDLVLSDMGEGVPFRAGCFDGAVSVSAIQWLFNADKKSHQPVKRLYKFFSTLYASLSRSARAVFQFYPQNETQLELLTSQAMKAGFYGGVVIDYPNSTKAKKFFLVLMTGGSAPLPKALGTEEENSLQVKYARREAGRNARGKPLKNTKAWLLEKKERRRQQGKETKPDTKYTGRKRSGRF; encoded by the exons ATGTCACGAAGACCCGAGTTTCAGGCTCCACCTGAGATC TTTTACAATGAAGAAGAAGCAAGAAAATATACTCAAAA ctCCCGAATTATCGACATACAAGCTCAGATGACAGAGAGATGTTTAGAGCTGCTGTTGTTACCTGAAGATACTCCTTGCTTGCTCTTAGATATTGGCTGCGGATCAGGGCTCTCTGGATCAGTGCTGGAGGAAAATGGTCACATGTGGATTGGAATGGACATTTCAAATTCCATGCTTG aAGTGGCACTGGAGAGAGAAACGGAAGGTGATTTAGTTCTCAGTGACATGGGTGAGGGAGTCCCATTCCGAGCAGGTTGCTTTGACGGGGCAGTGTCCGTGTCAGCAATCCAGTGGCTGTTCAATGCAGACAAGAAGTCACACCAGCCTGTAAAGAGGCTGTATAAGTTCTTTAGCACATTATATGCTTCACTG TCTAGATCAGCTAGGGCAGTATTTCAGTTCTACCCCCAAAATGAAACTCAACTGGAACTCCTCACATCCCAGGCTATGAAGGCAGGCTTCTATGGAGGTGTGGTCATAGATTACCCAAACTCTACTAAGGCCAAGAAATTCTTCTTGGTGCTTATGACTGGAGGTTCTGCACCACTTCCTAAAGCTttag GTACTGAGGAAGAAAATAGTCTGCAAGTAAAATATGCCAGGAGAGAAGCTGGCAGAAATGCAAGAGGGAAACCTCTAAAAAATACTAAAGCCTGGCTTCTGGAAAAGAAGGAGAGGAGGCGGCAGCAGGGCAAGGAGACCAAACCGGACACCAAGTACACTGGCAGGAAAAGAAGTGGGAGATTctga
- the LOC134657245 gene encoding ATP synthase subunit C lysine N-methyltransferase has protein sequence MELELLGSETNAPRKLSSAGKILIYTTGGLAVGVSIVCIPFVSPALRKVCLPYVPATTEQLAGVTKALSGRSGRLLDVGSGDGRIVFTAAKLGFKSDGVELNPWLVYYSRIAALLSSQSQNTKFYRRNLWTFSLKPYDNIVIFGVEQMMSEFESKLLAETENGTVVVACRFPLPNMRPLETIGHGVDTVWKYEIKR, from the coding sequence ATGGAACTGGAGCTACTTGGTTCTGAAACAAACGCTCCTAGAAAATTATCATCTGCAGGGAAGATACTAATTTATACAACCGGGGGATTAGCAGTAGGAGTCAGCATTGTGTGTATCCCATTTGTGTCACCAGCTTTGAGGAAGGTTTGCCTGCCTTACGTCCCCGCTACCACAGAACAACTAGCCGGAGTAACTAAAGCCTTGAGCGGGCGAAGCGGTCGGCTTCTTGACGTAGGTTCAGGAGATGGGAGAATCGTTTTTACAGCAGCCAAATTAGGTTTCAAGTCGGATGGAGTAGAACTCAACCCTTGGCTGGTTTATTACTCTAGAATAGCTGCCCTTTTATCCTCACAGAGTCAGAACACAAAGTTTTATAGACGAAACCTATGGACTTTTAGTCTAAAACCATACGACAACATAGTTATATTTGGTGTTGAGCAAATGATGTCAGAATTTGAAAGTAAGCTGCTAGCTGAAACTGAAAATGGTACAGTCGTAGTCGCGTGTAGATTTCCCCTGCCTAACATGAGACCACTTGAGACAATAGGACATGGAGTTGATACTGTTTGGAAATATGAGATTAAAAGATAA
- the LOC134657037 gene encoding ATP-dependent RNA helicase Ddx1, translated as MTAFEEFGVLPELAKAIDEMEWTLPTDVQAEAIPLILGGGDVLMAAETGSGKTGAFCLPILQIVWETLKDIQEGKTSKVIAQTSSEWTMSFFDRNDALAVTPDGLRCQSRDQKMWHGCRATKGVHSKGAYYYEATVTDEGLCRVGWSTQAARLDLGTDRAGFGFGGTGKKSNAKQFDDYGEAYGKNDVIGCLLNFNAGEIRYTKNGEDLGVAFKLDQSRKSDCYFPAVVLKNAEMSFNFGATPFKHQPPAGYVAVNQAPKECVKNNVVQAGVATESKPANNAPQAIIIEPSRELAEQTCNQITMFRKHIDNPKVRELLVVGGVNVKDQISQLNAGIDIVVGTPGRLEDLISGGYLALTHCRFFVLDEADGLLKAGYGDMIERLHRQMPKITSDGRRLQMVVCSATLHAFEVKKMAEKLMHFPTWIDLKGEDAVPETVHHVVALIDPQKDRSWETLRKQITTDAVHAKDNIRSGNTTPETLSEAVKILKGEYCVRAIREHKMDRALIFCRTKLDCDNMERFLKSFGTEFPCVCLHGDRKPQERKGNLESFKQQRVKFLICTDVAARGIDVSGLPFMINVTLPDEKSNYVHRIGRVGRAERMGLAISLVSTVPEKVWYHGEWCSTRGRNCWNTNLIDDRPKGCCMWYNEMQYLADIEDHLNVTIQQVEPDLKVAANEFDGKVVYGQKRTQIGSGYQDHVTQMAPVVKSLQELESQAQLYYLKMHHNVTIA; from the exons ATGACTGCCTTCGAGGAGTTCGGCGTCCTCCCCGAATTGGCTAAAGCCATCGATGAAATGGAATGGACCTTACCCACGGATGTTCAGGCTGAAGCGATTCCTCTTATTTTGGGTGGTGGAGACGTACTCATGGCTGCAGAGACTGGTAGTGGAAAGACTGGTGCTTTCTGCTTACCCATTTTGCAGATTGTGTGGGAGACATTGAAAGACATACAGGAAGGGAAGACCAGTAAAGTGATAGCGCAAACATCGTCTGAATGGACGATGTCGTTTTTCGATCGAAACGATGCGTTGGCGGTGACTCCAGATGGGCTGCGCTGCCAGTCGAGAGATCAGAAGATGTGGCACGGCTGCAGGGCCACGAAGGGCGTGCACAGTAAGGGTGCCTATTACTATGAGGCTACAGTTACCGATGAGGGGCTGTGCCGTGTGGGCTGGTCTACACAAGCT GCAAGGCTGGATCTTGGCACAGATCGCGCAGGGTTTGGCTTTGGAGGCACCGGCAAGAAGTCCAATGCCAAGCAGTTTGATGACTATGGTGAAGCATATGGAAAGAATGATGTCATTG GATGTCTGCTCAACTTTAATGCGGGTGAGATCCGGTACACAAAGAATGGAGAGGATCTGGGAGTAGCATTTAAATTAGATCAGTCCCGTAAATCGGATTGCTACTTCCCGGCTGTAGTGCTTAAGAATGCTGAAATGAGCTTCAACTTTGGAGCAACACCTTTTAAG CATCAGCCACCAGCAGGATATGTAGCAGTGAATCAGGCACCCAAGGAGTGTGTCAAAAACAATGTGGTGCAGGCCGGAGTGGCTACTGAGAGCAAGCCCGCAAACAATGCGCCGCAAGCTATCATTATTGAG CCATCGCGCGAGTTAGCAGAGCAGACCTGCAACCAGATAACCATGTTTAGGAAGCACATCGACAACCCGAAGGTGCGCGAGCTGCTGGTGGTGGGCGGTGTAAACGTCAAGGACCAGATCAGTCAGCTCAACGCTGGGATTGACATTGTTGTAGGCACGCCGGGGAGGTTGGAGGATCTCATTTCTGGAG GCTACTTAGCACTGACTCACTGCCGCTTCTTCGTCCTGGACGAGGCGGACGGCTTGCTGAAGGCTGGCTACGGCGACATGATCGAGCGACTGCACCGACAGATGCCCAAGATCACGTCGGACGGCCGCCGGCTACAGATGGTCGTGTGTTCAGCGACGCTTCACGCCTTCGAAGTTAAGAAGATGGCG GAGAAACTGATGCACTTCCCAACGTGGATCGATTTGAAGGGCGAGGACGCGGTACCAGAGACCGTTCACCACGTGGTGGCGCTGATCGACCCGCAGAAGGACCGCTCCTGGGAGACCCTGCGCAA ACAAATAACAACGGACGCGGTTCACGCCAAAGACAACATCCGCAGCGGGAACACGACGCCCGAGACGCTATCCGAGGCCGTCAAGATCCTGAAGGGCGAGTACTGCGTGCGCGCCATCCGGGAACATAAGATGGACAG AGCCTTAATCTTCTGCCGCACAAAATTGGACTGCGACAATATGGAGCGGTTCCTCAAGTCGTTCGGCACCGAGTTCCCCTGCGTGTGCCTCCACGGGGACCGGAAGCCTCAGGAGAGGAAAGGCAACCTGGAGAGCTTCAAGCAGCAAAGAGTCAAGTTCCTCATCTGCACTGATGTCGCTGCTAGAGGCATAGACGTGTCTGGACTGCCGTTTA TGATCAACGTGACCCTGCCTGATGAGAAGTCGAACTACGTGCACCGCATCGGCCGTGTGGGTCGCGCGGAGCGGATGGGGCTCGCTATCAGTCTGGTTTCCACCGTGCCTGAGAAG GTGTGGTACCACGGCGAGTGGTGCTCGACGCGCGGCCGCAACTGCTGGAACACCAACCTCATCGACGACCGCCCCAAGGGCTGCTGCATGTGGTACAACGAGATGCAG TATTTGGCCGATATTGAGGACCACTTGAACGTGACGATTCAGCAAGTGGAGCCCGATCTGAAGGTAGCGGCCAACGAGTTCGACGGCAAGGTCGTGTACGGGCAGAAGAGGACGCAGATAGGCTCTGGGTACCAG GACCACGTGACACAGATGGCGCCAGTGGTCAAGTCCCTGCAGGAACTCGAGTCGCAGGCGCAGCTCTACTACCTCAAGATGCACCACAATGTCACCATTGCTTAA